Part of the Flavobacterium sp. MDT1-60 genome, AATTACAAAGCAATTGCCGATAAATTGATTCTGCAGGATTTATATGAAGAAGTAGCGAAAAGCATGAAAGTAAAAGTGCCAAATGATGACATGAAGCCTTTCTCGTTAACGATGGATAAAACAGTTTTTGATCCTTCAAATCCAGCGGCATATTTAAAAGTAGTTAAATAGAAAGACTATTTTTTAAGTGGATAAAGATTAATTTTTTTCCGTCACGACCCGACCGAAGGGAATAGACGAAGTAATTCACGAATTATTTATTGTCTTATTTAATAGAAAAAGCTAATTCGTGAATTAGGGGCGGAAAACACCAACATATTTTTTTTAATTTAAATCAGAATATCATGTCTAATAAAGATACCTTAACGCTAAACGATATTGCGGATCAAACGGAAGTTTTGATGGAAAACACCGCAATTGATAACGGAAGAAATGAGAAATTAAAATTGATTTTAAATTCAGTTTTGATTAAACTAAAATCTACTGCGTTTGCAGGAATCGGAATTGCTTTGTTTATTGGTTTTTGGAGTTTATTGAGTTTCTATACGAAAGATGCACTGCCTGGACCTTTGGCTACTTTTGCCGTTTTGAAAGAAATGTTAAGTGACCCGTTTTATGATTACGGACCAAATGATAAAGGAATTGGACTGCAATTGTTTAATTCAATAAAAACCGTTTTACTGGGCTTTTTATTAGGTTCGTTTGTAGCGATTCCGATCGGAATTTTGATGGGAGCCAGTACGATTTGCAAACAAATTATGTATCCAATTGTACAACTTTTAAAACCAGTTTCGCCTTTGGCATGGTTTCCTATTGGTTTGGTTGTTTTTAAGGACACTGGCCTGGCGACCATATTTATCGTTTTCATAACGTCTTTATGGTCCACTTTGATCAACACTTCTTTCGGAATCGCTTCAATTCCACAAGATCATAAAAATGTAGCAAAGGCATTCGGTTTCTCAAAAATGCGTTATCTGACTAAAATTTTGATTCCGTTTAGTTTGCCTCACATTATCACCGGATTGCGTTTGAGTATTAGCGTTGCGTGGTTGGTAATTGTTGCCGGAGAAATGCTTTCAGGTGGCGCAGGAATCGGATTTTTTGTCTGGGACAGCTGGAATGCCTTAAGTTTAGAAAAAGTAATTTCAGCCATCATCATCATCGGAATAGTTGGTTTATTATTCGATAAATTCTTCACTTTTATAGAAAATAAAGTGTCTTATAAAGGATAGGTTCAAAGGTTCATAGGACCAAAGGGACAAAGGTTTTTAAACTTGAAACCTGAAACTTCGAAACCTCCAGAAATCTAAAATCAACAATCTAAAATCTAACATTATGAGTTATTTAGAAATCAAAAATTTAGAGATATCATTTCCAACTCCAAAAGGGAAATACATTGCCGTTCGTGATATTAATTTATCCATTCAAAAAGGAGAAATCATTTCGATTATCGGGCATTCAGGTTGTGGAAAATCCACTATTATGAATGCCATTGGAGGCATGCTGACACCAACTGGCGGTTCTGTTGAATTGGCCAATCAAAAGATAAAAGGACCGGGACCGGATCGCGGAATCGTTTTCCAGAATTATTCACTTTTACCCTGGTTAACAGTAGAGCAGAATATTTTTCAGGCTGTTGATTCAGTTATGAATTGCTCGAAAAAAGAGAAACACGAAATTGTGATTCAGAATCTTAAAATGGTCAATTTATTTGAGCATAAAGATAAATTACCGGGACAACTTTCAGGCGGAATGAAACAGCGTGTTGCCATTGCGAGAGCTTTTGCAATCAATCCGGGAGTATTACTTTTAGATGAGCCTTTCGGAGCTTTAGATGCCTTAACAAAAGGATCGATGCAGTTGGAAGTTTTGAAATTGTGGAACTTAGACAACAGGGAAAAAACGATCGTAATGATCACGCATGATATTGAAGAAGCTTTGTTTTTATCCGATAGAATTGTGGTGTTGAATAATGGTCCGGCATCAACGATAAGAGAAATTGTAGAAGTACATTTGCCAAGGCCGAGAAACAAAATTGAAATTGTAAAAATGCCTGAATATATTACCTTAAGAGATAAATTATTGCATTTATTGACAGATAAATTCTCTATTGAAGATATGGGAATGAAATATAAAAATTAAAGAGAATTTAGTTGAGATGTTCTGTTGAGACGCAAATCTTTGCGTCTCAACATGATATTGATTTACTTTTTCTTACCAACAAATCGAATTACAGAACCTTTTCCGTTATGGAATAAACCTTCGTTCAATTCAATTTCTGTTTCTTCTAATTGGATGATTTCGTAGTTCGGAAAATCAGCTTTTAATTCTTCAATGGAAAACAAAGATTCAATATCTTTTGGTCCTCCAACCTTATCATTTATAGCAAGATATTCCAAATGCTTTTTGCTGAAAGCTTCAAAAATAATGATTCCGTCTTTTCGTAAATAAGTTTCAAGGGTTTTATGAAGATCGGATTTGATTTCGGCTGGAAAGTGAGCATAAATCAAAGCGATTGCATCAAATTGTTCCGGTTGATAATTCAGTGTTTCTAGTTTACCCACTTTATAATCGATTGTTACATTGTTTGCTTCAGCCAATTTTAAAGCTTTATTTTTTCCTTCTTCGCTGATATCAAAAGCAGCAACTTTCCAACCCAATTTAGCGGCGTAAACAGCATTTCGTCCTTCGCCTTCGGCAGGAAAAAGAATGGTTCCGGGGTTTAATTTTTCGATTTGTTCTTTAAAGAAGTTATTGGGCTCTTCGCCATACGCAAATTCCTCGTTGCTGTAGCGGTCGTTCCATCTTTCCGTCCAGGTGTCATTCATTATTTATAGATTAAAGTTAATAATTAAAGGCTTGTGGTCACTGTGCATTGTCCAGTCGTGATAAGTTCCAACTTCGACATTGTCCAGAACTTCTATAAAATCATTGGAAGCAAAACAATAATCAAGATGATACGGTTTGTTTTCGTGACGATAAAGATACAAAGTAGGATGCTCTTCTTTACCCTGAATTTGATTGAAAAATTTATGGTAAGTACTATAGATTTTCTTTGCTTCGAGTTTGTTGACGACCGTGGTATGATTTCCTTCGCGACGTGGCTTGTCCCAAATCGTATTACTGTTGAAATCGCCAATTAAAATCGTTTTGGTTTCGCTAATTAAATCGTCATAATAATTGATGGCTTTCCAAACCTGGGTTACATAAGCGCCATCTTTATCCGCCGGATTATTGGCCCAAACAGCAAACAAAGTAAAATCAACTTTACCACCTGTAACGGCAATTGGAAGAATGTTTTTGAAGATTGGATTATGGCAATCGAGCAACTGAAAGCGATAATCACCATAAGAAAAAACACCAATTCCTTTATGCGGATTGGTACCATACCAAAGAATGTCGTTTGGTAATTTTGTATGGCCGGTAAATTTTAATTTTTCAGGATTTTCACACTCAGAAATTACGGCAATATCAGGATGATAAGGCAGAATGAATTCTGCCTTTTTTCTGAATGCCATGTTGCAATTCCAGGTTATGAGTTTCATTTACAAGAAATTTTAAAAAGAGAATAAAAGATTAAGCAACCCAAGTTCCTTCAACTTCATCAATAATCCATTTATTATTGATTTTTTTTATATAAATTCTAAATCCTTGTCCGCAATGTCTGCCACAAACAAAACCGCCATCTAAAATTCCAAATTGTCTATTTTTATCAAATTGTATTCTAGAAAATGAAACCACCCCTCCAAATATAAAATCGTATTTTGCTTTCCAAATTGTTTTTTTATCTTTTGGAAATTGAGCAATATCTTTAATTAAAAATTTATTGTCGAGTTTTATTTTTTTAAAATCAAAAATATATTCAGTTTCTTTTTTTTCTTTTGATATAAAGATTTTTGAATTAAAGTGTTTTTCAAAATCTTCAGATAGATCTTGATTGTTGTCTTTTAATAATGGGTCAAAAGCAACAATAATTTTCGAAGTATCTTTTTCAATTTTACGTAATTGCATTTTCCATTCTAGTAATTTTTGCTTTTGCTCTTTCGTTCCTTTTGTTGAATCTATACCAATATGATTTCCTTCTTTGTCATATAAAATTTCTCCAACAATAGGGGGAGGATTAAAAAACATTCTCATATCAATACACGTTGAATCGATTAAACTTGGAAAAATTTCTGTCATAACATTTTTCTCAAATTCTAAATCTGTAAGTTTCTTTTCACAGCTAGAAAAAAGAATAACTATTAGTATGACTCTTAGCTTTATAATTCTATTCATTTACCAAATATATCAATTAAAAACAGCAAAATAATTTATGTAAACCAAAAAAATACCCTTTTTCAAAACTGAAAAAGGGTAAATTGATAATGTATATTTTAGAAAATTAGATTAAATATTGCTTTAAACTTTTAATCTTAACCAACAAGTCTTGTTACACCGTTATTAATGTCAATTTCTGCAAAATTGTGTTTTCCCATCACGATAAGTAGTTTGTCTGTATTATATCCTACATATCTTATTTGAGCTTCTCCACGTTTTGGTTCTCCGCAAACAGAAATTACATTGGTTTGCCATTTCAATTTACTTCCTTTGTAAGCAGATATGGTTTGTAGGTCGTTTTCAACATAATAAATAATGTTGTTTTTTTTAATTCCTCTTTTTTGTGTTTTTGCAAAATTAATTTCTGAGTTTTTTGAAATTAAAGTCTCATTGAATTTTTGGCCAATACCAGTGTG contains:
- the ntrB gene encoding nitrate ABC transporter permease, with the protein product MSNKDTLTLNDIADQTEVLMENTAIDNGRNEKLKLILNSVLIKLKSTAFAGIGIALFIGFWSLLSFYTKDALPGPLATFAVLKEMLSDPFYDYGPNDKGIGLQLFNSIKTVLLGFLLGSFVAIPIGILMGASTICKQIMYPIVQLLKPVSPLAWFPIGLVVFKDTGLATIFIVFITSLWSTLINTSFGIASIPQDHKNVAKAFGFSKMRYLTKILIPFSLPHIITGLRLSISVAWLVIVAGEMLSGGAGIGFFVWDSWNALSLEKVISAIIIIGIVGLLFDKFFTFIENKVSYKG
- a CDS encoding endonuclease/exonuclease/phosphatase family protein, translating into MKLITWNCNMAFRKKAEFILPYHPDIAVISECENPEKLKFTGHTKLPNDILWYGTNPHKGIGVFSYGDYRFQLLDCHNPIFKNILPIAVTGGKVDFTLFAVWANNPADKDGAYVTQVWKAINYYDDLISETKTILIGDFNSNTIWDKPRREGNHTTVVNKLEAKKIYSTYHKFFNQIQGKEEHPTLYLYRHENKPYHLDYCFASNDFIEVLDNVEVGTYHDWTMHSDHKPLIINFNL
- a CDS encoding bifunctional 2-polyprenyl-6-hydroxyphenol methylase/3-demethylubiquinol 3-O-methyltransferase UbiG, whose protein sequence is MNDTWTERWNDRYSNEEFAYGEEPNNFFKEQIEKLNPGTILFPAEGEGRNAVYAAKLGWKVAAFDISEEGKNKALKLAEANNVTIDYKVGKLETLNYQPEQFDAIALIYAHFPAEIKSDLHKTLETYLRKDGIIIFEAFSKKHLEYLAINDKVGGPKDIESLFSIEELKADFPNYEIIQLEETEIELNEGLFHNGKGSVIRFVGKKK
- a CDS encoding ABC transporter ATP-binding protein; the encoded protein is MSYLEIKNLEISFPTPKGKYIAVRDINLSIQKGEIISIIGHSGCGKSTIMNAIGGMLTPTGGSVELANQKIKGPGPDRGIVFQNYSLLPWLTVEQNIFQAVDSVMNCSKKEKHEIVIQNLKMVNLFEHKDKLPGQLSGGMKQRVAIARAFAINPGVLLLDEPFGALDALTKGSMQLEVLKLWNLDNREKTIVMITHDIEEALFLSDRIVVLNNGPASTIREIVEVHLPRPRNKIEIVKMPEYITLRDKLLHLLTDKFSIEDMGMKYKN